Proteins encoded together in one Cellulomonas gilvus ATCC 13127 window:
- a CDS encoding fibronectin type III domain-containing protein — protein sequence MILRRTAAGLVAVALALVGGAATIAVPATAATTVLLPAPGGLATATVDGDDRFTWDGVDGATGYTIEVATDDQFATSNIVATRATTARTWIPERTLGSVEARGLYWRVAAHSSGTTASSRGEFSAPAFYDAAAAGVPQLVSPSAGEVIDYPEPVAFRWTPVVGAISYTLTYSTSPEWAAGVTTTVTNLTGTAHTPTAPLARTSPGVPVQWYWRVQAVFANPTSTTTTSNPVTGPAQTEAGTFTVRWTEQASAPTLLAPIGTAAVQSDLKFSWTPVAGAATYGIAIGQSVDSATGIVTTIKDSGTTTSTSYVPLQQLVDGNYFWQVTAYDPAGKPGQRSTAVEFRKAWGAQSAPTVSASGFVKTYPFPTFGSTDINNATVVPLDQVRLTWQPVARATLYEVVATPITEATEPGAPEDDREPLTCRTASTSATVIARVEDGRNNAAALEGDRDCLWKSSSGQRMDALGLYEWKVRAIDYSGSATTTIQTSTPSGSQESQWSDVDDGDLSRKRYFRVAPTTAASSSTAIVDEGAWTTTSTTDIGKPAPVMTWSPVVGANAYQVDIYGDSDCTVHVGTLHTMQTSLVVNGVFDDETSGAYCWRVRGYIADDAFSQNGVTAIVGSVFSEKHFWQKSSTPVDFVGVNPVTVTADGSVVLAWRPQSLSAPNDGGSRGYSVMISNSSNTVSSSIKVEYPWYVAKTTTLPQAPLAPGDYFFKVAALDALGNPGNYTPSVAFTIAAPRPTGLTAAVDGTSATLSWTGTTAAAKYGVKVRPVGAAWPATPTQVTQTAATVRDLDDGSYEWLVFSYDASGYQSLEATPGTFTIAAPVPALATTNGTVLRSDERVLDWQPVAGASRYLVQYATSAGSLDAAAAAETSATSYALPATLAYGTTYFWQVTAVPEKANTSSTRIKLGRSTVGSFSVVNPPAGIVIAKLTAVGTTATVQWATPTGANRGSAQAPAYRLAYRASNGTGATTEWTVLEIPAGVESHAVAGLDVSTTYEFQLQAYNAEGASAWSAVRTVATPGAPATVTGIVVKPTATSLQVSWTAPSNTGGSPITGYDVRYRKGTADWTEITSARTSTSRSVTISGLSARASYTISVAAINAVGQGPSAEHSTATLGVPSAPQSVKVVRGDRTGKVTWVAPANNGGSAITGYLVQYRTQSTTGVWSAWTAPRSTAASTLALTLSSLSNGVKHQVRVAAKTNLGTGAYSSGVIFTPATKPSAPTGVKAVATTGKITVSWTKAATNGSTLSGYQVKYSTNGTTWYALPKTAATATSLVWKGGKKGKVYQFRVAAVSNLGTSSPSAAVKVTAK from the coding sequence GTGATCTTGCGCCGAACGGCCGCCGGCCTGGTGGCCGTGGCACTCGCTCTGGTCGGGGGTGCCGCGACGATCGCGGTGCCCGCGACGGCGGCGACCACCGTCCTGCTCCCCGCACCCGGGGGCCTGGCGACGGCCACCGTGGACGGTGACGACCGCTTCACGTGGGACGGCGTCGACGGCGCGACGGGCTACACCATCGAGGTCGCCACCGACGACCAGTTCGCGACGTCCAACATCGTCGCGACGAGGGCGACCACGGCGCGCACCTGGATCCCGGAGCGGACGCTCGGCTCGGTCGAGGCGCGCGGGCTGTACTGGCGCGTCGCCGCCCACTCGTCGGGCACCACGGCGTCCTCCCGTGGTGAGTTCTCCGCGCCGGCGTTCTACGACGCGGCGGCTGCGGGGGTCCCGCAGCTGGTCTCCCCGAGCGCGGGCGAGGTGATCGACTACCCCGAGCCCGTCGCGTTCCGCTGGACGCCCGTCGTCGGCGCGATCTCCTACACCCTGACGTACTCGACGAGCCCGGAGTGGGCGGCGGGGGTCACCACGACGGTGACGAACCTGACGGGCACGGCCCACACGCCGACCGCACCGCTCGCCCGCACGTCGCCGGGCGTGCCCGTCCAGTGGTACTGGAGGGTCCAGGCGGTCTTCGCCAACCCGACCAGCACGACGACGACGTCGAACCCGGTCACCGGGCCCGCGCAGACCGAGGCCGGCACGTTCACGGTGCGCTGGACCGAGCAGGCGTCGGCCCCCACGCTCCTGGCGCCGATCGGCACCGCCGCCGTCCAGTCCGACCTCAAGTTCAGCTGGACGCCCGTCGCCGGAGCCGCCACCTACGGCATCGCGATCGGGCAGTCGGTCGACTCCGCCACCGGCATCGTCACCACGATCAAGGACAGCGGGACGACGACGAGCACGTCGTACGTCCCGCTGCAGCAGCTCGTCGACGGCAACTACTTCTGGCAGGTCACGGCGTACGACCCCGCGGGCAAGCCCGGGCAGCGCTCCACGGCGGTCGAGTTCCGCAAGGCCTGGGGTGCCCAGAGCGCCCCGACCGTGTCGGCGAGCGGTTTCGTCAAGACCTACCCGTTCCCGACGTTCGGCAGCACCGACATCAACAACGCGACCGTGGTGCCGCTCGACCAGGTGCGGCTCACCTGGCAGCCGGTCGCGCGCGCGACTCTCTACGAGGTCGTGGCGACCCCGATCACCGAGGCGACCGAACCCGGCGCTCCCGAGGACGACCGCGAGCCGCTGACGTGCCGCACGGCGTCGACCTCCGCGACGGTCATCGCCCGCGTCGAGGACGGGCGCAACAACGCCGCGGCCCTCGAGGGCGATCGGGACTGCCTGTGGAAGTCGTCGAGCGGCCAGCGGATGGACGCGCTCGGACTGTACGAGTGGAAGGTCCGCGCGATCGACTACAGCGGCAGTGCGACGACGACGATCCAGACGAGCACCCCGAGCGGTTCGCAGGAGTCGCAGTGGTCGGACGTCGACGACGGCGACCTCAGCCGCAAGCGGTACTTCCGTGTCGCCCCGACCACGGCCGCGAGCTCGTCGACCGCGATCGTCGACGAGGGCGCGTGGACGACCACGAGCACGACCGACATCGGGAAGCCTGCTCCGGTCATGACCTGGTCGCCCGTCGTGGGCGCCAACGCCTACCAGGTCGACATCTACGGCGACTCGGACTGCACGGTGCACGTCGGCACGCTGCACACGATGCAGACGAGCCTCGTGGTGAACGGCGTGTTCGACGACGAGACGTCGGGCGCCTACTGCTGGCGCGTGCGCGGGTACATCGCCGACGACGCGTTCAGCCAGAACGGTGTGACGGCGATCGTCGGCTCGGTGTTCAGCGAGAAGCACTTCTGGCAGAAGAGCAGCACGCCCGTCGACTTCGTCGGCGTGAACCCCGTGACGGTCACCGCCGACGGCTCCGTGGTGCTCGCATGGCGCCCGCAGTCGCTGTCGGCGCCGAACGACGGCGGCAGCCGCGGCTACTCCGTGATGATCTCGAACTCCTCGAACACGGTGTCCTCGAGCATCAAGGTCGAGTACCCGTGGTACGTCGCGAAGACCACCACCTTGCCCCAGGCGCCGCTCGCGCCCGGTGACTACTTCTTCAAGGTGGCCGCGCTCGACGCCCTGGGGAACCCCGGCAACTACACCCCGAGCGTCGCGTTCACGATCGCCGCCCCTCGGCCCACGGGGCTCACGGCTGCCGTCGACGGCACGTCGGCGACGCTGTCCTGGACCGGGACCACCGCGGCCGCCAAGTACGGCGTCAAGGTGCGTCCGGTCGGCGCAGCATGGCCCGCCACCCCGACGCAGGTCACGCAGACCGCCGCGACGGTCCGCGACCTCGACGACGGGTCGTACGAGTGGCTCGTGTTCTCCTACGACGCGAGCGGTTACCAGTCGCTCGAGGCGACGCCCGGGACCTTCACGATCGCGGCACCCGTCCCGGCACTGGCGACGACCAACGGCACGGTGCTGAGGAGCGACGAGCGCGTGCTCGACTGGCAGCCCGTCGCCGGCGCGTCGCGCTACCTCGTGCAGTACGCGACGTCGGCCGGTTCGCTCGACGCGGCAGCTGCCGCCGAGACGAGCGCGACGTCGTACGCGCTGCCGGCGACGCTGGCCTACGGGACGACCTACTTCTGGCAGGTGACCGCAGTACCCGAGAAGGCCAACACGTCCTCGACTCGGATCAAGCTCGGCAGGTCGACCGTCGGATCGTTCTCGGTCGTCAACCCTCCGGCGGGCATCGTGATCGCCAAGCTCACCGCCGTCGGGACCACAGCGACCGTCCAGTGGGCGACGCCCACGGGCGCCAACCGCGGCTCCGCGCAGGCGCCGGCGTACCGGCTCGCCTACCGCGCGTCCAACGGCACCGGCGCGACCACCGAGTGGACCGTCCTGGAGATCCCGGCCGGCGTGGAGTCGCACGCCGTCGCGGGCCTGGACGTGAGCACCACGTACGAGTTCCAGCTGCAGGCGTACAACGCGGAGGGCGCGAGCGCCTGGTCCGCCGTACGGACCGTCGCGACCCCTGGGGCACCGGCCACCGTCACCGGGATCGTCGTGAAGCCGACGGCGACGTCCCTGCAGGTGTCCTGGACCGCTCCCTCGAACACGGGTGGATCGCCCATCACCGGGTACGACGTCCGCTACCGCAAGGGCACGGCGGACTGGACCGAGATCACGTCCGCCCGGACGTCGACCAGCAGGTCGGTCACGATCAGCGGGCTGAGCGCGCGGGCCTCGTACACGATCAGCGTCGCCGCCATCAACGCGGTGGGCCAGGGCCCGTCTGCCGAGCACAGCACGGCGACGCTCGGTGTCCCCAGCGCGCCCCAGTCCGTCAAGGTCGTCCGTGGCGACCGCACCGGCAAGGTCACGTGGGTCGCACCCGCGAACAACGGCGGATCGGCCATCACGGGGTATCTGGTGCAGTACCGCACCCAGAGCACCACGGGCGTGTGGAGCGCGTGGACCGCACCGCGGTCCACCGCAGCGTCGACGCTCGCCCTGACGCTGTCCTCGCTCTCGAACGGCGTCAAGCACCAGGTGCGCGTCGCCGCGAAGACGAACCTCGGCACGGGTGCCTACTCGTCCGGCGTGATCTTCACCCCGGCGACCAAGCCATCGGCACCGACCGGCGTCAAGGCGGTCGCCACGACGGGCAAGATCACCGTGAGCTGGACCAAGGCGGCCACGAACGGATCCACGCTCAGCGGTTACCAGGTGAAGTACTCGACGAACGGGACGACCTGGTACGCGCTGCCCAAGACCGCGGCGACCGCCACCTCCCTCGTCTGGAAGGGCGGCAAGAAGGGCAAGGTCTACCAGTTCCGGGTCGCGGCGGTCAGCAACCTCGGCACCAGCTCGCCGAGCGCGGCCGTCAAGGTCACCGCGAAGTAG
- a CDS encoding PilN domain-containing protein has product MTALLERPGTKSKAKGGASIVGTTLPQVNLLPPEVRAARGLRRTKRMLLFVLVGAVALCVLAWVFSLFEASSAQSDLDGANADKDALMEQLADPKYAEVPLVLSALDANRAALPLAMATDVIWSDYIDAIAAVLPEGASIDTFTVTYATPMSGAPLPGDPLQAPSLGQIAFTGRSVTVPETAAWLKALNSIPGFQDAWLASAAVTSEDSGDGAGDGEEYYTFSSTVQVSDTKLTHRFDGTKSDAPADTSASDDESTED; this is encoded by the coding sequence ATGACCGCGCTGCTGGAACGTCCAGGCACCAAGTCCAAGGCGAAGGGTGGTGCCTCGATCGTCGGCACGACGCTGCCGCAGGTCAACCTGCTCCCGCCCGAGGTCCGTGCGGCGCGAGGGCTGCGGCGCACCAAGCGGATGCTCCTGTTCGTGCTGGTGGGTGCGGTCGCCCTGTGCGTGCTCGCGTGGGTCTTCTCGCTGTTCGAGGCGTCCTCCGCGCAGTCCGACCTCGACGGGGCGAACGCCGACAAGGACGCGCTCATGGAGCAGCTCGCCGACCCGAAGTACGCCGAGGTGCCGCTGGTCCTGTCGGCGCTCGACGCCAACCGGGCCGCGCTGCCGCTCGCGATGGCGACCGACGTGATCTGGTCGGACTACATCGACGCGATCGCGGCTGTGCTCCCCGAGGGCGCCAGCATCGACACCTTCACGGTGACCTACGCGACGCCGATGTCCGGTGCTCCGCTGCCGGGTGACCCGCTCCAGGCGCCGAGCCTGGGCCAGATCGCGTTCACCGGACGTTCTGTCACGGTCCCCGAGACCGCGGCATGGCTCAAGGCGCTCAACTCCATCCCGGGCTTCCAGGACGCCTGGTTGGCCTCGGCTGCCGTGACGAGCGAGGACTCGGGTGACGGCGCGGGTGACGGCGAGGAGTACTACACCTTCTCCTCGACCGTGCAGGTCTCGGACACGAAGCTGACGCATCGCTTCGACGGCACGAAGTCCGACGCGCCCGCGGACACGTCCGCGAGCGACGACGAGAGCACGGAGGACTGA
- a CDS encoding PilW family protein, which translates to MRELMRRFRERRASDDQSGFTLVELLVVMSIFMGLLIIVFGIMITMSRQTKDNLARTEATEQVRIGLMQIDRQVRSGNVISDPAAETVTMSGADTYYSLRVYTQTDGVFQCVQWRVVYEAASPFGRLEYRSWKPSWQSTGGVESWRTVARDIVRPASDVVDEDDPTTWPPFFVESSDAENASNAQTIRVTLRVKDEDQSEQSRPAVVTSTLTGRNTIFGYPADTCSPVPAP; encoded by the coding sequence GTGCGTGAGCTGATGCGCAGGTTCCGGGAGCGGCGCGCGAGCGACGACCAGTCCGGCTTCACCCTGGTGGAGCTCCTGGTCGTGATGTCGATCTTCATGGGTCTGCTGATCATCGTGTTCGGGATCATGATCACGATGTCGCGGCAGACCAAGGACAACCTGGCGCGGACGGAGGCCACCGAGCAGGTCCGCATCGGGCTCATGCAGATCGACCGCCAGGTCCGCTCCGGCAACGTGATCTCCGACCCGGCCGCAGAGACCGTCACGATGTCCGGCGCCGACACGTACTACTCGCTGCGCGTCTACACCCAGACCGACGGTGTGTTCCAGTGCGTGCAGTGGCGCGTGGTCTACGAGGCGGCGTCGCCCTTCGGTCGGCTCGAGTACCGGTCGTGGAAGCCGTCGTGGCAGTCCACGGGCGGCGTCGAGTCGTGGCGCACCGTGGCGCGCGACATCGTGCGGCCCGCGAGCGACGTGGTCGACGAGGACGACCCGACCACGTGGCCGCCCTTCTTCGTCGAGTCGTCGGACGCGGAGAACGCGTCCAACGCCCAGACCATCCGCGTGACCCTGCGCGTCAAGGACGAGGACCAGAGCGAGCAGTCCCGGCCCGCGGTCGTCACGTCGACGCTCACGGGACGCAACACGATCTTCGGCTACCCGGCCGACACCTGCAGCCCGGTCCCCGCACCGTGA
- the pilM gene encoding type IV pilus assembly protein PilM — MANTRVIGLDIGTSAVRAAELEFGAGGPKGKNPPTLVRYGEVPVPLGAVRDGEVIQPESVATALRQLWSQAKFESKDVILGVGNQRVLVRELEVPWMPLSQIKESLPYQVSEMLPMATDDALLDFYPTAEIDGPQGRLARGLLVAAQRDTVTANVLAAEAAGLHPQMVDLNAFALLRALARGDLANATAAFVDIGATITTVVIAAHGVPRLVRSLPSGGQHVTNALATARSISAPEAEVLKREIGIGYAVSPDRQDAAEAVAHVTRGLVESVRNTFVYYAGNNPGAGIDVVVLTGGGSHLPGLGQYLSSASRLPVTLGDPLAGLRSGKQARRDQITGRESCVALPVGLAYGVAA; from the coding sequence GTGGCCAACACACGTGTCATCGGCCTCGACATCGGGACGTCCGCCGTCCGCGCGGCCGAGCTCGAGTTCGGCGCCGGGGGGCCGAAGGGCAAGAACCCCCCGACCCTGGTGCGCTACGGCGAGGTGCCGGTCCCGCTCGGCGCCGTGCGTGACGGCGAGGTCATCCAGCCCGAGTCCGTGGCGACGGCCCTGCGCCAGCTCTGGTCGCAGGCGAAGTTCGAGTCCAAGGACGTGATCCTCGGCGTCGGCAACCAGCGGGTGCTGGTGCGTGAGCTCGAGGTGCCCTGGATGCCGCTGTCGCAGATCAAGGAGTCGCTCCCGTACCAGGTGAGCGAGATGCTCCCCATGGCCACGGACGACGCGCTGCTCGACTTCTACCCGACCGCTGAGATCGACGGCCCGCAGGGCCGGCTGGCGCGTGGCCTGCTGGTCGCGGCGCAGCGTGACACCGTCACCGCCAACGTGCTGGCGGCCGAGGCCGCGGGGCTGCACCCCCAGATGGTGGACCTCAACGCCTTCGCGCTGCTGCGTGCGCTCGCCCGCGGCGACCTCGCCAACGCGACCGCCGCGTTCGTCGACATCGGCGCGACCATCACGACCGTGGTCATCGCGGCACACGGCGTGCCGCGGCTCGTCCGGTCGCTCCCGTCCGGCGGTCAGCACGTGACCAACGCGCTCGCGACCGCGCGCAGCATCTCGGCCCCCGAGGCCGAGGTGCTCAAGCGCGAGATCGGGATCGGCTACGCGGTCTCGCCCGACCGCCAGGACGCCGCGGAGGCGGTGGCTCACGTGACGCGTGGCCTGGTCGAGTCCGTGCGTAACACGTTCGTGTACTACGCCGGCAACAACCCCGGCGCCGGCATCGACGTCGTCGTCCTGACCGGCGGCGGCTCGCACCTGCCCGGCCTCGGGCAGTACCTGTCGAGCGCCAGCCGCCTGCCCGTCACGCTCGGCGACCCGCTCGCCGGGCTGCGCAGCGGCAAGCAGGCGCGACGGGACCAGATCACCGGGCGTGAGTCGTGCGTGGCTCTCCCCGTCGGACTCGCGTACGGAGTGGCCGCATGA
- the aroC gene encoding chorismate synthase, whose translation MLRWLTSGESHGPALVGVLEGLPAGVEVQSQDIRDALARRRLGYGRGARMKFEQDEVRVLAGLRHGLTQGGPLTIEIGNTEWPKWVDVMSADPVADPSVLERARNAPLTRPRPGHADLVGMRKYGFDDARPVLERASARETAARVALGTVAARFLEQAAGVRLVSHVVGIGPVAVPYGSALPGPQDVAALDADPVRCFDAATSAAMVAEIDECHRDGDTLGGVVEVLAYGVPSGLGSYVHADRRLDARLAAALMGIQAIKGVEVGDGFLTATRRGSQAHDEIERVDGRVLRRSNRAGGLEGGMTNGEVLRVRAAMKPISTVPRALATIDTRTGEATKAQHQRSDVCAVPPAAVVAEAMVALVLADTLLEKTGGDSVAEVRRNLEAYLAAVPELLR comes from the coding sequence ATGCTGCGGTGGTTGACCTCGGGTGAGTCGCACGGTCCGGCGCTTGTCGGCGTCCTGGAAGGGCTGCCTGCCGGGGTCGAGGTGCAGAGCCAGGACATCAGGGACGCGCTCGCACGGCGCAGGCTGGGGTACGGCCGGGGCGCGCGTATGAAGTTCGAGCAGGACGAGGTCCGCGTGCTGGCCGGTCTGCGCCACGGGCTGACGCAGGGCGGACCGCTCACGATCGAGATCGGCAACACCGAGTGGCCGAAGTGGGTCGACGTGATGTCGGCCGACCCGGTCGCCGACCCGAGCGTGCTCGAGCGCGCCCGGAACGCGCCGCTGACGCGACCCCGGCCCGGCCACGCCGATCTGGTGGGCATGCGCAAGTACGGCTTCGACGACGCGCGTCCCGTGCTCGAGCGCGCGTCCGCGCGGGAGACGGCGGCGCGCGTCGCGCTCGGCACGGTCGCGGCGCGGTTCCTCGAGCAGGCCGCAGGTGTGCGCCTGGTCTCGCACGTGGTCGGCATCGGCCCCGTGGCCGTGCCGTACGGTTCGGCGCTGCCGGGGCCGCAGGACGTCGCGGCGCTCGACGCCGACCCGGTGCGCTGTTTCGATGCCGCCACGTCCGCGGCGATGGTCGCCGAGATCGACGAGTGCCACCGCGACGGGGACACGCTCGGCGGCGTGGTCGAGGTGCTCGCGTACGGCGTGCCGTCGGGGCTCGGGTCCTACGTGCACGCGGACCGGCGCCTGGACGCGCGGCTGGCGGCGGCGCTCATGGGCATCCAGGCCATCAAGGGGGTCGAGGTGGGCGATGGGTTCCTCACCGCGACGCGCCGCGGGTCGCAGGCCCACGACGAGATCGAGCGTGTGGACGGGCGCGTGCTGCGTCGCTCGAACCGCGCGGGAGGCCTCGAGGGCGGCATGACCAACGGCGAGGTGCTGCGGGTGCGCGCGGCGATGAAGCCGATCTCCACCGTGCCCCGGGCGCTGGCCACGATCGACACGCGCACGGGGGAGGCGACGAAGGCCCAGCACCAGCGTTCGGACGTGTGCGCCGTCCCGCCCGCCGCCGTCGTCGCCGAGGCGATGGTCGCGCTCGTGCTGGCTGACACGCTCCTCGAGAAGACCGGCGGTGACAGCGTGGCCGAGGTCCGACGGAACCTCGAGGCGTACCTCGCTGCGGTTCCCGAGCTGCTCCGCTGA
- a CDS encoding prepilin peptidase codes for MTAALVALAAVVGLAIGSFLNVVVWRVPRGESVVHPPSACPRCGHAIRGRDNVPVVSWLVLRGRCRDCGEPIAARYPLVEASTALLFGLTAWWTGVSWVLPALLFLVAIGVALTLIDLDVHRLPDAIVLPSYPVAVALLALASWNPGGTADWTALVRALIGGAVMFAVYFVVLLVYPAGTGFGDVKLSGVLGLYLGWFGWGALVLGWFGAYLFGGVFSIALVIAQRAGRKSRIPFGPWMLLGAVFGVVCGQAVWEWYLGGL; via the coding sequence ATGACCGCTGCACTCGTCGCCCTGGCCGCCGTCGTCGGCCTCGCGATCGGCTCCTTCCTCAACGTCGTCGTCTGGCGGGTGCCCCGCGGAGAGTCGGTCGTGCACCCGCCGTCGGCATGCCCGCGCTGCGGGCATGCCATCCGGGGACGCGACAACGTGCCCGTCGTCTCGTGGCTGGTGCTGCGCGGCCGGTGCCGCGACTGCGGTGAGCCGATCGCGGCGCGGTACCCGCTCGTCGAGGCCTCGACCGCGCTGCTCTTCGGCCTCACGGCGTGGTGGACCGGCGTGTCGTGGGTGCTGCCCGCGTTGCTGTTCCTCGTGGCGATCGGCGTCGCGCTGACCCTGATCGACCTGGACGTCCACCGGCTCCCGGACGCGATCGTGCTGCCCTCCTACCCCGTGGCCGTGGCGCTGCTCGCGCTGGCGAGCTGGAACCCGGGCGGCACGGCCGACTGGACGGCGCTCGTCCGGGCGCTGATCGGCGGAGCCGTGATGTTCGCGGTGTACTTCGTCGTGCTGCTCGTCTACCCCGCGGGGACGGGGTTCGGCGACGTCAAGCTGTCGGGCGTGCTGGGCCTGTACCTGGGGTGGTTCGGCTGGGGCGCGCTCGTGCTCGGGTGGTTCGGCGCGTACCTGTTCGGGGGCGTCTTCTCGATCGCCCTGGTGATCGCGCAGCGCGCCGGACGCAAGTCCCGCATCCCGTTCGGACCGTGGATGCTGCTCGGCGCCGTGTTCGGCGTCGTGTGCGGGCAGGCCGTGTGGGAGTGGTACCTCGGCGGGCTCTGA
- a CDS encoding shikimate kinase: MPFSDRPGPRIVLVGPPGSGKSTVGAALAERWHLALRDTDADVEATAGKAISDIFVDDGEPAFRALEHEAVAAAVAEHDGVLALGGGAVLDPGTQDVLAAYRQAGGVVVFLDVTLAHAVPRVGLNQARPLLLGNPRARWQALMEARRPVYQQVATVRVLTDGLRPTDVAEAIEAELATIRVARAGGTDEGDA, from the coding sequence GTGCCGTTCTCCGACCGCCCAGGCCCCCGCATCGTGCTCGTCGGCCCGCCCGGATCGGGCAAGTCGACGGTGGGGGCGGCCCTCGCGGAGCGGTGGCACCTGGCGCTGCGGGACACCGATGCGGACGTCGAGGCCACGGCGGGCAAGGCGATCAGCGACATCTTCGTCGACGACGGCGAACCCGCGTTCCGGGCGCTCGAGCACGAGGCGGTCGCCGCCGCGGTCGCCGAGCACGACGGCGTGCTCGCGCTCGGCGGCGGTGCGGTCCTCGACCCGGGCACGCAGGACGTGCTCGCCGCCTACCGGCAGGCCGGCGGCGTGGTGGTGTTCCTCGACGTGACGCTCGCGCACGCGGTGCCGCGGGTCGGGCTCAACCAGGCCAGGCCGCTGCTGCTGGGCAACCCCCGAGCGCGCTGGCAGGCGCTCATGGAGGCCCGCAGGCCCGTGTACCAGCAGGTGGCGACGGTGCGGGTGCTCACGGACGGGCTGCGCCCGACGGACGTGGCCGAGGCGATCGAGGCGGAGCTCGCGACGATCCGCGTCGCGCGCGCAGGCGGCACGGACGAGGGG
- a CDS encoding prepilin-type N-terminal cleavage/methylation domain-containing protein, whose product MRHDESQGVREDSGFTLMELIVAMMIIGGVLLGLAAIQTSALVSTQQTRQRTLGTAVTNQVMEQLRALPWNTLNKGLRSGFATAAGGDPNVAGSRLRPVADASIDEPLVQSTDQETTKAPLSGGGGSNLTRTRNPEAPGVVFTSRAYVTRSATGTDVLTLTVITTWRPSHRADERHVVVRSRAYAPDGGCGDAANQPYLGACQALFAANAGASGAEITVTAAFGGHASDPAVDASTPILPGSATTVASLRAGTAGVGLSAQQSTSVESSALHAGGALTTGGDPAPSVTTGGQKSDTQASNDVGSAGAAPVDPAAVTSFGTAGSLALGSGAMTMSLTPGSNGRATVDATTVRACATGIAAGQPCASSALVAAAPTSASLTVGTSTFVLSSISPSTSSSFGGRFSSAPGAAAIGCTTLTGPGCAAAGVTRSLGTVQVGSGPWSGGAASSGLVQVTSYTDATRVERGLSQRTNPAVTSRSGTVRYWNGSSYTTLSLSGTTNTTVSTGSVTWTGGGRTITATGTVSVTPSSSLATAADPAGCTGEGCSISAETGAVSLAVHYRIETASGVSAFVVTTSLGAARASAGFKAAPGA is encoded by the coding sequence GTGCGGCACGACGAGAGCCAGGGCGTCCGGGAGGACTCCGGCTTCACGCTGATGGAGCTGATCGTCGCCATGATGATCATCGGCGGCGTGCTGCTCGGGCTGGCGGCGATCCAGACCTCGGCCCTGGTGTCCACGCAGCAGACCCGCCAGCGCACGCTCGGGACAGCGGTCACCAACCAGGTGATGGAGCAGCTGCGCGCCCTGCCGTGGAACACCCTGAACAAGGGGTTGCGCTCCGGCTTCGCGACCGCCGCCGGCGGTGACCCGAACGTCGCGGGCTCGCGCCTGCGACCGGTTGCCGACGCGAGCATCGACGAGCCGCTGGTCCAGAGCACGGACCAGGAGACCACCAAGGCTCCGCTGTCCGGGGGCGGTGGGAGCAACCTCACGCGCACCAGGAACCCCGAGGCGCCCGGCGTGGTGTTCACCTCGCGCGCCTATGTCACGCGTTCGGCCACGGGCACGGACGTCCTGACGCTGACCGTGATCACGACGTGGCGACCCAGTCATCGGGCCGACGAGCGACACGTCGTGGTGCGGTCACGCGCGTACGCGCCCGACGGTGGCTGCGGTGATGCGGCCAACCAGCCCTACCTGGGGGCGTGCCAGGCGCTGTTCGCGGCGAACGCGGGCGCCTCGGGAGCGGAGATCACCGTGACCGCGGCGTTCGGCGGTCACGCGTCCGACCCGGCCGTCGATGCGAGCACACCGATCCTGCCGGGCAGCGCCACGACCGTCGCCTCGCTCCGCGCGGGGACCGCGGGTGTGGGTCTGTCCGCGCAGCAGTCGACCTCGGTCGAGTCCTCCGCGCTGCACGCGGGCGGCGCGCTCACCACGGGTGGGGACCCCGCGCCCAGCGTGACCACCGGCGGCCAGAAGAGCGACACCCAGGCGTCGAACGACGTCGGCTCGGCGGGCGCCGCACCGGTCGACCCCGCCGCCGTCACCTCGTTCGGGACCGCGGGCTCTCTCGCGCTCGGATCCGGCGCGATGACGATGTCGCTCACTCCCGGGTCCAACGGTCGGGCGACCGTGGACGCGACCACCGTGCGTGCGTGCGCCACGGGCATCGCGGCCGGTCAGCCCTGTGCGTCGTCGGCCCTGGTCGCCGCGGCGCCGACGTCGGCGTCGCTGACGGTGGGGACCAGCACGTTCGTGCTCAGCAGCATCTCGCCGTCGACCAGCTCGTCGTTCGGCGGCAGGTTCAGCTCGGCCCCCGGTGCCGCCGCGATCGGCTGCACCACGCTGACCGGCCCCGGCTGCGCGGCGGCGGGGGTGACGCGCTCGCTCGGCACCGTCCAGGTCGGGTCGGGTCCGTGGTCCGGCGGCGCGGCGAGCTCCGGGCTCGTGCAGGTGACGTCGTACACCGACGCGACCCGCGTCGAGCGAGGGCTGTCCCAGCGCACCAACCCGGCGGTGACGTCCCGGTCGGGCACGGTCCGGTACTGGAACGGCTCGTCCTACACGACGCTGTCGCTGAGCGGCACGACGAACACGACGGTCTCCACGGGCAGCGTCACCTGGACCGGGGGCGGTCGCACGATCACCGCCACCGGCACGGTGTCGGTCACGCCCTCGTCGTCGCTCGCGACCGCGGCGGACCCCGCCGGGTGCACGGGCGAGGGGTGCTCCATCTCGGCTGAGACGGGGGCCGTCTCCCTCGCGGTGCACTACCGGATCGAGACGGCGTCCGGCGTCTCCGCGTTCGTCGTCACGACGAGCCTGGGTGCGGCCCGCGCGTCGGCCGGCTTCAAGGCGGCGCCCGGTGCGTGA